In one window of Rhodanobacter sp. FDAARGOS 1247 DNA:
- a CDS encoding YihY/virulence factor BrkB family protein translates to MQLSRLASILRKTIGGIGDDALLTRAAAIAFYSALSFAPLIVLLLWLLAALRPEWQQQLTDGLAGILGAKAAGAITLVLQNAKSRPTLGNVAGVVGLLITLFSASVVFAQLQGALNVIWDVQARPGKAITAWLWARARAIALLVGVTFLLIVSFVVSTLIRFFVPTDSWIWSVAEQVISLLVFIAAFGAMYRVLPDARIAWADAWRGALLTTVLFIAGKYAIDLYIRHASVGGAYGPAGALVVLLTWVYYASTIVLMGAELTHGLSAARGEKARPEQQAERSNDKEIRSG, encoded by the coding sequence ATGCAGCTGTCGCGACTGGCCAGCATCCTGCGCAAGACGATCGGAGGGATCGGCGACGACGCGCTGCTGACCCGCGCGGCGGCCATCGCGTTCTACTCCGCGCTGTCGTTCGCACCGCTGATCGTGTTGTTGCTGTGGCTGCTGGCTGCGTTGCGGCCGGAGTGGCAGCAACAGCTGACCGACGGGCTGGCCGGGATACTGGGCGCAAAGGCCGCCGGCGCGATCACCCTGGTGCTGCAGAACGCGAAGTCCAGGCCGACGCTGGGCAACGTCGCCGGGGTGGTGGGCCTGTTGATCACGCTGTTCAGCGCCTCGGTGGTTTTCGCCCAGTTGCAGGGCGCGCTCAACGTCATCTGGGATGTCCAGGCCCGCCCCGGCAAGGCCATCACCGCCTGGCTGTGGGCGCGCGCCCGGGCGATCGCGCTGCTGGTCGGCGTCACCTTCCTGCTGATCGTGTCGTTCGTGGTCAGCACGCTGATCCGTTTCTTCGTGCCGACGGATTCGTGGATCTGGAGCGTCGCCGAGCAGGTGATTTCGCTGCTGGTGTTCATCGCGGCGTTCGGCGCGATGTATCGCGTCCTGCCCGATGCGCGCATCGCGTGGGCGGATGCCTGGCGCGGCGCCTTGCTCACCACCGTGCTGTTCATCGCCGGCAAGTACGCGATCGACCTGTACATCCGCCACGCCAGCGTGGGCGGCGCCTACGGACCGGCGGGCGCGCTGGTGGTGCTGCTCACCTGGGTCTACTACGCCTCGACCATCGTGCTGATGGGCGCCGAACTCACCCACGGACTGTCCGCCGCCCGCGGCGAAAAGGCGCGGCCCGAGCAGCAGGCGGAACGTTCGAACGACAAGGAAATACGCAGCGGCTGA
- a CDS encoding DUF421 domain-containing protein — protein MNMSFLAFSMSPLEILVRGSLMYWFLFVIFRFVLRRNAGSAGIADILFVVLLGDAAQNAMIGDGQTVADGATLIATLVCWNYLLDYLGCRYALISRLTDAPPVLMIRHGRLQRGNMRRENLTEQEIEAQLRLSDVERLDEVRAMYLESDGSFSVLKKKRSA, from the coding sequence ATGAACATGTCCTTTCTCGCGTTCAGCATGTCGCCCCTGGAGATCCTGGTCCGGGGCAGCCTGATGTATTGGTTCCTGTTCGTGATCTTCCGCTTCGTCCTGCGCCGCAACGCGGGATCGGCCGGGATCGCGGACATCCTGTTCGTGGTGCTGCTGGGCGACGCGGCGCAGAACGCCATGATCGGCGACGGCCAGACGGTGGCCGACGGCGCGACCCTGATCGCCACCCTGGTCTGCTGGAACTATCTGCTGGATTACCTGGGTTGCCGTTACGCGCTGATCTCGCGGCTGACCGACGCGCCGCCGGTGCTCATGATCCGCCACGGTCGCCTGCAGCGCGGCAACATGCGCCGGGAAAACCTCACCGAGCAGGAGATCGAAGCGCAGTTGCGGCTGTCCGACGTCGAGCGGCTCGACGAGGTCAGGGCGATGTACCTGGAAAGCGACGGCTCCTTCAGCGTGCTGAAGAAGAAGCGGTCGGCGTAG
- a CDS encoding DUF72 domain-containing protein — translation MARLRIGISGWRYAPWRGRFYPQELPQRLELHYASRQLDTIEINGSFYSLQRPDSWRSWYRDTPPGFVFAVKAPRFITHVRRLREVDKPLANFFASGVLELRQKLGPLLWQFPPNLKYDHGLFDAFLASLPRDSQSALRLARQHDHHARFVGDLSPRRNHRLRHAIEIRRDSFSNPAFIALLRRHRVALVVSDAATTWPQLHDLTGGFVYMRMHGDQVLYSSGYSDAALDEWARRIRAWMSGGQSADDSHRASSTPPPPRKSRDVYCYFDNDAKVKAPFDAMKLRRRLQA, via the coding sequence ATGGCCAGACTGCGCATCGGCATTTCCGGCTGGCGCTACGCGCCATGGCGTGGAAGGTTCTATCCGCAGGAGCTGCCGCAGCGACTGGAACTCCACTACGCCTCACGCCAGCTCGACACCATCGAGATCAACGGTTCGTTCTATTCGCTGCAGCGGCCCGACAGCTGGCGCAGCTGGTATCGCGACACGCCGCCCGGTTTCGTCTTCGCCGTGAAGGCGCCACGCTTCATCACCCACGTGCGCCGGCTGCGCGAGGTGGACAAGCCCCTGGCCAATTTCTTTGCCTCCGGTGTGCTGGAGCTGCGCCAGAAACTGGGACCGCTGCTGTGGCAGTTTCCGCCGAACCTGAAATACGACCACGGGCTGTTCGATGCCTTCCTTGCCTCGCTGCCGCGCGACAGCCAGTCCGCCCTGCGACTGGCCAGGCAACACGACCATCACGCCCGCTTCGTCGGCGACCTCTCGCCACGACGCAATCACCGCCTTCGGCACGCCATCGAAATACGCCGCGACAGCTTCAGCAATCCTGCCTTCATCGCCCTGTTGCGCAGGCATCGCGTGGCCCTGGTGGTCTCCGACGCGGCCACGACGTGGCCCCAGCTGCATGACCTGACCGGAGGCTTCGTCTACATGCGCATGCATGGCGACCAGGTCCTCTATTCCAGCGGCTATTCCGATGCCGCGCTGGACGAATGGGCCCGACGCATCCGCGCATGGATGAGCGGCGGGCAGTCCGCCGACGACAGCCATCGCGCCAGCAGCACGCCCCCACCACCGCGAAAGTCGCGCGACGTGTACTGCTACTTCGACAACGACGCCAAGGTGAAGGCGCCGTTCGACGCGATGAAGCTGCGCCGGCGCCTGCAGGCCTGA
- a CDS encoding hemerythrin domain-containing protein yields MDAITLLKNDHDAVEKLLEELAQSTPRGVKKRTELLEKIRVELKAHTTIEEEIFYPAFKARGDQSDDDKMYFEALEEHRAAGDLVLPDLLATPVGNEKFSGRAKVLKELVTHHADEEEKEMFPRAKKLLDKATLASLGEKMAMRKAELVKQLKSDRG; encoded by the coding sequence ATGGACGCGATCACCCTGCTCAAGAACGACCACGATGCGGTGGAAAAGCTGCTCGAGGAATTGGCGCAAAGCACGCCCCGCGGCGTCAAGAAGCGCACCGAACTGCTGGAGAAGATTCGGGTGGAGCTGAAGGCCCACACCACCATCGAGGAAGAGATCTTCTACCCCGCATTCAAGGCCCGCGGCGACCAGTCCGATGACGACAAGATGTACTTCGAGGCGCTGGAGGAACACCGGGCCGCCGGCGACCTGGTGCTGCCCGACCTGCTGGCGACGCCCGTGGGCAACGAGAAATTCTCCGGACGCGCCAAGGTCCTCAAGGAGCTGGTGACCCATCACGCGGACGAGGAAGAGAAGGAGATGTTCCCCCGTGCGAAGAAGTTGCTCGACAAGGCGACCCTGGCGTCGCTTGGCGAAAAGATGGCGATGCGCAAGGCCGAGCTGGTCAAGCAGTTGAAGTCGGATCGGGGATGA
- a CDS encoding response regulator yields MPFEKGKRVLVVEDDPVVAMVVEDSLRDMGLEVFVDLSLIDALGDIESGDFDAALLDVGLRGETAHPVMLALQQRQVPFMVMSGGDLQELAAEFPGVRMMSKPLDMKSLCKAVQDLLA; encoded by the coding sequence ATGCCATTCGAAAAGGGAAAGCGGGTCTTGGTGGTCGAGGACGACCCCGTCGTCGCCATGGTGGTGGAAGACAGCTTGCGCGACATGGGGCTGGAGGTTTTCGTCGACCTCTCCCTCATCGATGCGCTGGGTGACATCGAGAGCGGCGACTTCGATGCGGCCCTGCTCGACGTGGGCCTGCGTGGCGAGACCGCGCACCCGGTGATGCTCGCGCTGCAGCAGCGGCAGGTGCCGTTCATGGTGATGTCGGGTGGTGACCTGCAGGAGCTGGCAGCGGAATTCCCCGGCGTCCGGATGATGTCGAAGCCGCTGGACATGAAGTCGCTGTGCAAGGCCGTGCAGGATCTGCTGGCCTGA
- a CDS encoding PAS domain S-box protein: MPAYLCDGSGVVLACNAKAARLWGDALRVGGSDHALWTAAGASPHAAQASDAADDIDIVLEAAAGERLRASLSVSAVMGGELPSGVLLKCFQLARASDDAEDLFENGAVGLRLVAADGTILRANRTELDLLGYRRDEYVGHKLGEFDADGDRLARLLEQVRAGESVDRYPARLVGADGRVRHVQISSSGRFADGQFVHSRCFTVDVSGQEQLSRTIRKREQFSGQVLQALPVAVYTTDAAGRLTFFNEAAIDLAGRRPSLGENWAASWKLSGLDGTPLPRERYPMAIALREARPVHGEMVVAERPDGSRLTLATYPTPLFDDDGSLSGGVNMLLDVTGQKEAEQALQGRNARLEQRVSERIRVAETTSMNLHRSERNFALLVGSVIDYAIYMLDPQGVITNWNAGAERIKGYTAEDVIGTHFSRFYTPEDCARGMPAAALETARREGRYNAEGWRVRKDGSRFWANVVVDPIHDGGRLIGFAKITRDVTERMQAETALVESEYLARGVIDTALDGFAQLDEGGLIVRWNPRAESLFGWQREQAIGQPLSALVVAEPDRQRFEDSLRSPSARGASGAAVRPIEMVSRDGRRIPVEISVSSLSLHQGYRTNIFIRDLSEKVLIEAQLRQAQKMEAVGQLTGGLAHDFNNLLQGIIGSLDLIQLRVDAGRTSEVTRFVDGALNSANRAAAMTHRLLAFSRRQPLDPRPVQANPLMLSMADLLQRTLGEQVSLEFDLAPDLWPALCDPNQLESAVLNLSINARDAMPEGGRLIIRSRNVTADDVKTRQWHEVNSDRYICIEVVDTGIGMSPEVIDRAFEPFFTTKAVGQGTGLGLSMVYGFARQSNGYCDIRSMPGQGSTVVLYLPYHLDETGRETLPPTRLAPAAPGQGEIVLVVEDEEVVRHVVVEVLHQLGYMVLEAADGEAGLAALRSCEDVHLLISDIGLPGMNGRALADASRALRPDLKVLLMTGYASDASASEGFAAGMELITKPFTVEALATRLRRMLGDARAGDLS, encoded by the coding sequence ATGCCGGCCTATCTGTGCGACGGCAGCGGCGTGGTGCTTGCCTGCAATGCGAAGGCCGCCCGGCTGTGGGGCGATGCCCTGCGGGTCGGCGGCAGCGACCACGCGCTGTGGACCGCGGCCGGGGCATCGCCGCATGCAGCACAGGCCAGCGATGCAGCGGACGACATCGACATCGTGCTGGAGGCCGCCGCCGGCGAGCGGCTGCGCGCTTCGCTCAGCGTGTCGGCCGTGATGGGCGGCGAGCTTCCTTCCGGTGTTCTGCTGAAATGCTTCCAGCTGGCTCGCGCCAGCGACGACGCGGAAGACCTTTTCGAGAACGGCGCGGTGGGGCTGCGCCTGGTCGCGGCGGACGGCACGATACTGCGCGCGAACCGGACGGAACTGGACCTGCTTGGCTACCGGCGCGACGAATACGTGGGCCACAAGCTGGGCGAGTTCGATGCCGACGGCGACCGCCTGGCCCGGCTGCTCGAACAGGTCCGCGCGGGTGAATCGGTGGACCGGTATCCGGCCCGGCTGGTGGGTGCGGACGGTCGCGTGCGGCACGTGCAGATCAGCTCCAGCGGCCGCTTTGCCGATGGCCAGTTCGTCCACTCGCGCTGCTTCACCGTCGACGTCTCCGGGCAGGAGCAGCTGAGCCGGACGATCCGCAAGCGCGAGCAGTTTTCCGGCCAGGTGCTGCAGGCCCTGCCGGTGGCGGTCTACACCACCGATGCGGCAGGCAGGCTCACCTTCTTCAACGAGGCGGCGATCGATCTCGCCGGACGGCGCCCCTCGCTGGGCGAGAACTGGGCGGCCTCGTGGAAGCTGTCCGGACTGGACGGCACACCGCTGCCTCGCGAGCGGTATCCGATGGCCATCGCGCTCCGCGAGGCGCGGCCGGTGCACGGCGAGATGGTGGTGGCCGAACGGCCCGATGGCAGCCGGCTCACGCTGGCCACCTATCCCACGCCCCTGTTCGATGACGACGGCAGCCTCAGCGGCGGCGTGAACATGCTGCTCGACGTCACCGGACAAAAGGAAGCCGAGCAGGCCCTGCAAGGGCGCAACGCCCGGCTGGAACAGCGCGTGTCCGAACGCATCCGGGTGGCGGAAACGACGTCGATGAACCTGCATCGCAGCGAGCGCAATTTCGCCCTGCTGGTGGGCAGCGTGATCGACTACGCGATCTACATGCTCGATCCGCAGGGCGTGATCACCAACTGGAACGCCGGCGCCGAACGCATCAAGGGATACACCGCCGAGGATGTCATCGGCACGCATTTCTCCCGCTTCTACACGCCCGAGGATTGCGCCAGGGGCATGCCGGCGGCCGCCCTGGAGACCGCCCGCCGCGAAGGACGCTACAACGCGGAAGGGTGGCGCGTGCGCAAGGATGGCAGCCGCTTCTGGGCCAACGTGGTGGTCGACCCGATCCACGACGGCGGCAGGCTGATCGGTTTTGCCAAGATCACCCGTGACGTCACCGAGCGGATGCAGGCCGAGACGGCGCTGGTGGAAAGCGAATACCTGGCTCGCGGCGTGATCGACACCGCGCTGGACGGCTTCGCGCAACTGGACGAGGGCGGCCTGATCGTCCGCTGGAATCCGCGCGCGGAAAGCCTGTTCGGCTGGCAGCGGGAACAGGCCATCGGCCAGCCGCTGTCCGCCCTGGTGGTGGCGGAGCCGGACCGCCAGCGCTTCGAGGACAGCCTGCGCTCGCCGTCCGCGCGGGGTGCCTCGGGCGCGGCCGTGCGGCCGATCGAGATGGTCAGCCGTGATGGTCGCAGGATTCCGGTGGAGATCAGCGTCAGCTCGCTGTCCCTGCACCAGGGCTACCGCACCAACATCTTCATCCGCGACCTCAGCGAGAAGGTGCTGATCGAGGCGCAACTGCGTCAGGCGCAGAAGATGGAGGCGGTGGGCCAGCTGACCGGCGGGCTTGCCCACGACTTCAACAATCTTCTGCAGGGGATCATCGGTTCGCTCGACCTGATCCAGCTGCGGGTGGACGCGGGCAGGACGAGCGAGGTGACGCGTTTCGTCGATGGCGCGTTGAACTCGGCCAACCGCGCCGCGGCGATGACCCATCGGCTGCTGGCCTTCTCGCGACGCCAGCCGCTGGACCCGCGACCGGTGCAGGCCAATCCGCTGATGCTGTCGATGGCCGACCTGTTGCAGCGCACCCTGGGCGAACAGGTCAGCCTGGAATTCGACCTGGCGCCCGACCTCTGGCCGGCGCTATGCGATCCCAACCAGCTCGAAAGCGCCGTGCTGAACCTGTCGATCAACGCCCGCGACGCGATGCCCGAGGGTGGCCGGCTGATCATCCGCTCGCGCAACGTGACCGCCGACGACGTCAAGACGCGCCAATGGCATGAAGTGAACAGCGACCGCTACATCTGCATCGAGGTCGTTGACACCGGCATCGGCATGAGTCCCGAGGTGATCGATCGTGCGTTCGAGCCCTTCTTCACCACCAAGGCGGTGGGCCAGGGCACGGGGCTGGGCCTGTCGATGGTGTACGGGTTTGCGCGGCAGTCAAACGGCTACTGCGACATCCGCAGCATGCCGGGCCAGGGCAGCACCGTGGTGCTGTATCTGCCGTATCACCTGGACGAGACCGGGCGGGAAACCTTACCGCCGACACGGCTCGCGCCGGCTGCGCCCGGCCAGGGCGAGATCGTGCTGGTGGTGGAGGATGAAGAGGTGGTGCGCCACGTGGTGGTCGAGGTGCTGCATCAATTGGGCTACATGGTGCTGGAGGCCGCCGACGGCGAAGCGGGGCTGGCTGCGCTGAGGTCCTGCGAAGACGTCCACCTGCTGATTTCCGACATCGGCCTGCCCGGCATGAACGGTCGGGCCCTGGCCGATGCGTCGCGGGCCCTGCGGCCCGACCTCAAGGTCCTGCTGATGACCGGCTACGCGTCCGATGCTTCGGCATCCGAAGGATTTGCCGCGGGGATGGAGCTGATCACCAAGCCATTCACCGTCGAGGCGCTGGCGACCCGGCTGCGCCGAATGCTGGGGGATGCCCGGGCGGGGGACTTGTCCTGA
- a CDS encoding DUF72 domain-containing protein, giving the protein MCRPELLIGCAGWSIPAAHADRFPEGGSHLERYAQRFNCVEINSSFYRPHRPATWRRWAASVPRDFRFAVKMPRTISHEARLRHAEPALREFLAQVDELGVKLGCLLLQLPPSLVYKPLEVLPFLDQLRRLHAGPVACEPRHSSWFHPAVSRFLRERGIARVAADPARHPRAAVPAGDHHLQYFRLHGSPRIYYDAYSEAALRRIERRLQRPDPEPARHWCIFDNTALGHAVANALELRSRVGDAADLG; this is encoded by the coding sequence ATGTGTCGACCCGAGCTGTTGATCGGCTGCGCCGGCTGGTCGATCCCTGCCGCCCACGCCGATCGCTTCCCCGAGGGAGGCAGCCATCTCGAACGCTATGCGCAACGCTTCAACTGCGTGGAGATCAATTCGTCGTTCTATCGCCCGCATCGACCGGCCACCTGGCGACGCTGGGCGGCCAGCGTGCCGCGGGATTTCCGTTTCGCGGTGAAGATGCCCCGCACCATCAGCCATGAAGCCCGCCTGCGCCACGCCGAACCGGCATTGCGGGAGTTTCTGGCTCAGGTCGACGAGCTCGGCGTGAAGCTGGGTTGCCTGCTGCTGCAGTTGCCGCCAAGCCTCGTCTACAAGCCGTTGGAGGTGCTGCCGTTCCTCGATCAGCTGAGGCGCCTGCACGCGGGTCCGGTGGCGTGCGAGCCGCGGCATTCGTCGTGGTTCCATCCTGCCGTGAGCCGCTTCTTGCGCGAACGCGGCATCGCGCGGGTGGCCGCCGACCCCGCTCGGCATCCTCGCGCCGCCGTGCCGGCGGGCGATCACCATCTGCAGTATTTCCGTCTGCACGGCTCGCCGCGGATCTATTACGACGCGTATTCCGAAGCGGCCCTGCGCCGGATCGAGCGCCGCCTGCAACGCCCCGACCCGGAGCCTGCCCGGCACTGGTGCATCTTCGACAACACGGCACTGGGCCACGCGGTGGCCAACGCGCTGGAGCTGAGGTCGCGCGTGGGCGATGCCGCGGACCTCGGCTGA
- a CDS encoding DNA-formamidopyrimidine glycosylase family protein: MPEGPSIVILREQAAAFAGRTIRRATGNAKIDLQRLPGRRVLALRSFGKQFLVELSGGLNVRVHLLMFGSYRINEERDIAPRLGLGFDEGELNFYNCSVRLLEGRLDDLYDWRGDVMSEHWDPKLARAKLRAMPHTLVCDALLDQTVFAGVGNIIKNEVLFRIRVHPLSTIGALSPYKLAQLVEQARVYAFEFLAWKKAFVLARHWLVHNRGRCPRHDIPLQRAYLGKTHRRSFFCLRCQKLYTDD, encoded by the coding sequence ATGCCGGAAGGTCCTTCCATCGTCATCCTGCGCGAACAGGCGGCCGCCTTCGCCGGGCGCACCATCCGGCGCGCCACCGGCAACGCGAAGATCGACCTGCAGCGCCTGCCCGGCCGCCGGGTGCTGGCCTTGCGCAGCTTCGGCAAGCAGTTCCTCGTCGAGCTGTCCGGCGGGCTGAACGTGCGCGTCCACCTGCTGATGTTCGGCAGCTACCGCATCAATGAAGAACGGGACATCGCGCCGCGACTCGGCCTGGGTTTCGACGAAGGCGAGCTGAACTTCTACAACTGTTCGGTGCGCCTGCTGGAGGGCAGGCTCGACGACTTGTACGACTGGCGCGGCGACGTGATGTCGGAGCACTGGGACCCGAAACTGGCCAGGGCGAAGCTGCGCGCCATGCCGCATACCCTGGTGTGCGATGCCCTGCTCGACCAGACCGTGTTCGCCGGCGTCGGCAACATCATCAAGAACGAGGTGCTGTTCCGCATCCGCGTCCACCCGCTTTCCACCATCGGCGCGCTGTCGCCGTACAAGCTGGCCCAACTGGTGGAGCAGGCCCGCGTCTACGCCTTCGAATTCCTGGCCTGGAAAAAGGCCTTCGTGCTGGCCAGGCACTGGCTGGTGCACAACCGCGGGCGTTGCCCGCGCCACGACATTCCGCTGCAGCGCGCGTACCTGGGCAAGACCCATCGTCGCAGTTTCTTCTGCCTGCGCTGCCAGAAGCTGTACACGGACGACTGA
- a CDS encoding cation diffusion facilitator family transporter, producing MPASASHKVVLVALGGNLMIAIAKFVAAGITGSSAMLSEGVHSLVDTVNELLLLYGLRRAARPADRTHPFGYGRELYFWSFIVALLVLAMGAGVSFYEGVMHIRQPEPVARPLMNYLVLAVSFVFEGSSWWVALREFRARKGRLGYFEAFRLSKDPATFTVLLEDSAALLGLLVALAGLVSAQLLAQPVLDGVASIGIAAVLSLSALLLARETKGLLIGEPAHPVVGEAILAIAAGDAGVRCANGVLTVQMGPSQVVATLSAEFEDALTTPQIEACINRIEKQAKQAHPEIVSLFIKPQTAETWRARRHMIEAEGRHRAP from the coding sequence ATGCCCGCGTCCGCTTCGCACAAGGTGGTCCTTGTCGCCCTGGGCGGCAACCTGATGATCGCGATCGCCAAGTTCGTGGCCGCCGGGATCACCGGCAGCTCGGCGATGCTCAGCGAAGGCGTGCATTCGCTGGTCGACACGGTCAACGAACTGCTGCTCCTCTACGGCTTGCGACGGGCGGCGCGGCCAGCGGATCGCACCCACCCGTTCGGCTATGGCAGGGAGCTGTATTTCTGGAGTTTCATCGTGGCCCTGCTGGTGCTGGCGATGGGCGCGGGCGTGTCGTTCTACGAGGGCGTGATGCACATCCGCCAGCCCGAACCGGTCGCACGGCCGCTGATGAATTACCTGGTGCTGGCGGTGTCGTTCGTGTTCGAAGGCAGCTCGTGGTGGGTGGCGCTGCGCGAGTTCCGCGCGCGCAAGGGCAGGCTGGGCTACTTCGAGGCGTTCCGCCTCAGCAAGGACCCCGCCACGTTCACCGTGCTGCTGGAAGACAGCGCGGCCCTGCTGGGCCTGCTGGTGGCGCTGGCCGGGCTGGTCAGTGCGCAACTGCTCGCCCAGCCCGTGCTGGATGGCGTCGCTTCGATCGGCATTGCTGCCGTGCTGTCGCTGTCGGCGCTGCTGCTGGCCCGCGAAACCAAGGGACTGCTGATCGGCGAACCCGCCCATCCGGTGGTGGGCGAGGCGATTCTCGCCATCGCGGCGGGCGACGCCGGCGTGCGTTGCGCCAACGGCGTACTGACCGTGCAGATGGGGCCGAGCCAGGTGGTCGCCACGCTGAGCGCCGAGTTCGAGGACGCGCTGACCACGCCGCAGATCGAGGCCTGCATCAACCGCATCGAGAAGCAGGCCAAGCAGGCCCACCCGGAAATCGTCTCGCTGTTCATCAAGCCGCAGACCGCCGAAACCTGGCGCGCGCGACGCCACATGATCGAGGCCGAAGGCCGGCACCGGGCCCCGTGA
- a CDS encoding DUF421 domain-containing protein: protein MNSLMHLSMPWWHFALRGAAVYLILLCLLRLAGKRSFGEMSAFDVVVLILVGGTMRTSIIGSDTSFLGGIIAVASILAVDRGLAWICTRSAPLNRLVEGWPSILARNGQRSPEALRRCNLPEAAFERALHAAGLENEATVITARLEPNGRITLIREHQS from the coding sequence ATGAATTCGCTGATGCACTTGTCCATGCCGTGGTGGCATTTCGCGCTGCGTGGCGCGGCGGTCTATCTCATCCTGCTGTGCCTGCTGCGCCTGGCCGGCAAGCGCTCGTTCGGCGAGATGTCGGCCTTCGACGTGGTGGTGCTGATCCTCGTCGGCGGAACGATGCGCACCTCCATCATCGGTTCGGATACCTCCTTCCTCGGCGGCATCATCGCGGTGGCCAGCATTCTGGCGGTCGATCGCGGCCTGGCCTGGATCTGCACGCGCAGCGCCCCGCTCAATCGCCTGGTCGAAGGCTGGCCCTCGATCCTTGCCCGCAACGGCCAGCGCAGTCCGGAAGCCCTGCGCCGCTGCAATCTGCCCGAAGCGGCGTTCGAACGGGCACTGCATGCCGCGGGGCTGGAGAACGAAGCCACCGTCATCACCGCGCGACTCGAACCCAATGGGCGGATCACCCTGATCCGCGAGCACCAGTCGTGA
- a CDS encoding alpha-ketoglutarate-dependent dioxygenase AlkB → MAQLSLFDHGPQRLLDDASGRIVLTPELVDGETAARWFEQLQASVRWKGGTRLMYEREVDVPRLRAHFRLDDPALPPALQEARDVTIAAVGAPFDSVGLNLYRDERDSVAPHNDKLADLVRGEPIALLSLGATRRLTVRAKQPPRRLLHIDLEAGSLLVMSWDTQLHYDHAIPKQRMPVGPRISLAFRVRGEHLA, encoded by the coding sequence ATGGCGCAACTGAGCCTGTTCGACCATGGCCCGCAACGGCTGCTGGACGACGCCAGCGGTCGCATCGTGCTGACCCCGGAGCTGGTGGATGGGGAGACTGCGGCGCGCTGGTTCGAGCAACTGCAGGCCAGCGTGCGGTGGAAAGGCGGAACGCGGCTGATGTACGAGCGCGAGGTGGACGTGCCGCGGTTGCGGGCCCACTTCCGACTGGACGATCCCGCACTTCCCCCGGCGCTGCAGGAGGCTCGCGACGTGACGATCGCCGCGGTCGGCGCACCGTTCGACAGCGTGGGGCTCAACCTCTATCGCGACGAACGCGACAGCGTCGCGCCGCACAACGACAAGCTGGCCGATCTGGTGCGCGGCGAGCCGATCGCCCTGCTCTCGCTGGGCGCCACGCGCCGCCTGACCGTGCGGGCCAAGCAGCCGCCGCGCCGGCTGCTGCACATCGACCTGGAAGCCGGCAGCCTGCTGGTGATGAGCTGGGATACCCAACTGCACTATGACCACGCGATTCCCAAGCAGCGCATGCCGGTGGGTCCGCGCATCAGCCTGGCTTTCCGCGTGCGCGGCGAGCACCTCGCGTGA